The Brasilonema sennae CENA114 genome includes a region encoding these proteins:
- a CDS encoding RNA-guided endonuclease InsQ/TnpB family protein yields the protein MLLGFKTELKLNKAQRTAFAKHCGVARHAWNWGLGLTKQILAHNKANPDSKIKFPSAIDLHKWLVVLVKSEYEWYYEVSKSTPQQALMGLRESWKRCFKKTAGVPKFKKKGQRDSFTLEGTVKILGNNKIQVPVIGVLKTYERLPQIKPKSVTISRKADRWFISFRFEVDVQESCQKDVVGVDLGIKVLATLSTCEVVVGAKSYKKYEAKLSRIQWFNRHKVVGSNNWKKAQLEIARLHRKIANIRKDTLHKLTTLLAKNHGTIVIEDLNVSGMLANHKLAKAIADMSFFEFRRQLTYKCELYGSRLVVADRWFPSSKTCSNCGTKKETLTLKERVFECDHCGFVIDRDLNAAINLSKIAS from the coding sequence ATGTTGTTAGGTTTCAAGACTGAATTGAAACTGAATAAAGCGCAACGCACAGCCTTTGCAAAACATTGTGGAGTAGCTCGTCATGCTTGGAATTGGGGCTTGGGTTTGACTAAGCAAATATTGGCTCACAACAAAGCTAATCCAGATTCAAAGATTAAGTTTCCTTCTGCTATTGACTTGCATAAATGGTTAGTAGTACTAGTAAAAAGTGAATACGAATGGTATTACGAAGTCAGCAAGTCTACACCACAACAAGCATTAATGGGGCTGCGTGAATCTTGGAAACGTTGCTTTAAGAAAACTGCTGGCGTCCCCAAATTCAAAAAGAAAGGTCAACGCGACTCTTTCACGCTTGAAGGTACAGTGAAGATTCTTGGTAATAACAAAATTCAGGTGCCAGTGATTGGCGTCCTCAAAACTTATGAGCGACTACCACAAATAAAACCGAAATCAGTAACGATATCTCGTAAAGCCGACAGATGGTTTATTAGTTTCCGGTTTGAGGTCGATGTTCAAGAGTCTTGTCAAAAAGACGTTGTAGGCGTTGATTTAGGGATCAAAGTGTTGGCGACTCTCTCAACTTGTGAGGTAGTTGTAGGTGCTAAGTCCTACAAGAAATATGAGGCTAAGTTATCTAGAATACAGTGGTTTAATCGACATAAAGTCGTTGGTTCAAATAACTGGAAGAAAGCGCAATTAGAAATAGCTAGGTTACATCGAAAAATAGCCAACATCCGCAAAGATACTCTGCATAAACTGACAACACTACTTGCCAAGAACCACGGCACAATAGTCATTGAAGACCTCAATGTATCAGGAATGTTGGCTAATCATAAACTAGCTAAAGCTATTGCCGATATGTCCTTCTTTGAATTTCGTCGTCAGCTAACTTATAAATGCGAACTGTATGGTTCAAGGTTAGTTGTGGCTGATAGGTGGTTTCCCAGTTCCAAGACTTGCTCAAACTGTGGAACTAAAAAAGAAACACTCACTTTGAAAGAACGAGTGTTTGAATGCGATCATTGCGGATTTGTCATCGACCGTGACTTAAACGCCGCAATCAATTTGTCCAAAATCGCCAGTTAG
- a CDS encoding AAA family ATPase: MISLPDITIVSKIYESANTLVYKAVFKKNQQPLILKLLKEDYPTPAELYRYQQEYEITSHLNLEGTIKAYELRKYQNTQFILLEDFGAESLKILLEQRPFSLAEFLCIAIQITNILGQLHQINIIHKDINPSNIVLNPQTGQLKLIDFGLSSIFLKENTSLKSPNVIEGTLAYISPEQTGRMNRSLDYRTDFYSLGVTFYELLTTQVPFESVDALELIHCHIAKQPIPPHAVNADIPLNISEIVMKLMAKTADERYQSAWGIKGDLETCLTQYQTGEIKTFTLGCQDINDNLQIPEKLYGRKSQIESLFTAFERVTQGQTELMLISGSAGIGKSALVQEIYQIITQKRGYFIAGKFDQLNRDIPYQALIAAFQELVRQLLTETEAQLQHWQQKIVAVLGVNAQIIIDVIPEIELIIGKQHLVPKFPPIEAQNRFNLVFQNLIQVCSQKQHPLVLFLDDLQWTDSATLQLLQQIMIHTNTKYLFLIGAYRDNEVSATHPVMLTLSEMNNQGALINHLSLSPLNLNQVNEFIADTLKAECLPTQRLAELVWEKTQGNPFFIKEFLKSLYTEKLLKYDSNSRAWSWDLKQIISRNITDNVVELMCEKIQSLSESTQNVLRLAACIGNQFDVKTLSIINEKPQKETTNELWDAMQAGLILPVGDDYKFLQTDRELNELKIIYKFAHDRIQQAAYSLIPPDNKQAVHWKVGQFLCKNTPQEVLQQKIFDIVNQLNFGIEAIDVQLEKDKLAQLNLMAGQKAKASAAWKPAWNYLRIGMNCLSVDSWIRQYDLTLTVYVEAAEAAILSGDFEEMERLAFVVLQQARTLLDKVKIYEVKIQACTVYNKPLEGIKTGLSVLKLLGISFPKKPNKLDILLELVRTKLALVGKRVEDLINLPAMTNPYKLAAMRILSRVASAAYFASPELLGLLVLKQVNLSLKYGNTSVSAYGYAAYGLILCGEAVGDIETGYQFGQLALRLLDKFNDKELKARTLFIVNYFINHWKEHLRNTLTPLLDAYSIGLETGDLEYAAYSACVYSYHSYVLGKDLATIEQEMATYSHTLSQLKQKTAFYYNQLNRQLVLNLIGRTEKKCSLIGESYDEIKMLPLHLEANAQNICHALYFYKLVLGYLFQDYQQALENAQLVEKNLDSALGTIPLSHFYNSLVHLAIYTDISSSEQKLVLHKVRSNQKKLKKWAYFAPMTHLHKFYLVEAERHRVSGKNLKAIDYYEKAIALAKQNEYLNEEALANELAAKFYLAWGKEKIAQTYFQEAHYCYELWGAIAKVEDLESRYPKFFQKVTTENTFIDTRTSLPNRSTGNNLESALDIATLMKASFAITSEIELNKLLSTLMKILLENAGAQTGYLILEKDGELRVEASGNTENEQITVLQSIAIETCLPTSIIYYVARTKETIVLGDAFNQIQNPHSQVETRKLKIQNLYDSYITVRQPKSILCFPVLNHGQLIGAVYLENNLATHVFTPQRLEIIQLLSTQAAIAITNARLYAQVQSNQNRLNQFLNAIPVGISIRDLTGKLIYTNQTSQQLLNIQDFPTATKEQLSEQYHVYRAGTGQIYPTAELPIMRSLGGEKVTADDLELHQTDRIIFLEVTSTPIFDCSGAVEYPIAVFQDITVRKQAEALMTNYNQTLELKVHERTTELAQANAQLESEVVTRLQTEAELAKAKELAEAANLAKSIFIANMSHELRTPLNAILGFSQLMNQDTNLSPKQQENLKNIHRSGEHLLTLINQVLDLSKIEAGRMTLSLNNFNLKTFLIDLENIFLLSAKDKGLQLQFECAADVDQYICTDEVKLRQVLINIIGNAIKFTDSGSVSVKVETGNRERLTGNTSTSSVHRREQEIGKNSPLLNAQYSITFEVQDTGIGIEPSEFAQLFQPFVQTTSGQKLQQGTGLGLVISRQFIRLMGGEITVISGGKIFHPENPIREFNDDTTTFLKAGTTFQFDIQVGNVEPSEIDKQPQKRRVISLAPNQPKYRLLVVDDDTYNRQLLVRLFQPVGFALQEATNGQEAIEIWESWSPHLIWMDMQMPVIDGFEATKRIKSTTKGQATVVIALSASALEEEKVVILSAGCDDFVRKPFQEQILFDVMKKYLGVSYLYEYIELSKRPGDMPEEAFNLSDLLAEMPKQWIVKLHDAALDADAELVARLIDEIPAFYSFEIMTLRDWMNKFQFDKILYLTE, translated from the coding sequence ATGATTTCATTGCCAGATATTACAATTGTCAGCAAAATCTACGAAAGTGCTAATACTCTCGTTTACAAAGCTGTCTTCAAGAAGAATCAGCAACCTTTGATTTTAAAACTTCTTAAAGAGGATTATCCCACGCCTGCCGAACTTTATCGATATCAGCAAGAATACGAAATCACTAGTCATCTCAATTTAGAGGGAACGATTAAAGCCTACGAGTTAAGAAAATACCAGAACACACAATTTATATTGTTAGAAGATTTTGGAGCCGAATCTTTAAAAATACTGCTGGAACAGCGTCCCTTTTCTTTAGCAGAGTTTCTCTGCATTGCTATCCAAATAACAAATATCTTAGGACAACTTCATCAAATTAATATCATTCACAAAGATATTAATCCATCCAATATTGTCTTAAATCCTCAAACTGGACAATTAAAATTAATTGATTTTGGCTTGTCTAGCATTTTCTTAAAAGAGAATACCAGCCTCAAAAGTCCTAATGTTATAGAAGGAACATTAGCTTATATTTCTCCAGAACAAACAGGCAGGATGAATCGATCGCTCGATTACCGCACCGATTTCTATTCTCTTGGTGTCACTTTTTATGAATTGCTCACTACTCAGGTTCCATTTGAATCTGTGGATGCACTTGAGTTGATACATTGCCATATTGCTAAACAACCGATACCTCCTCATGCAGTTAATGCAGACATTCCCTTGAATATCTCAGAAATTGTCATGAAGTTAATGGCAAAAACAGCAGACGAGCGATATCAGAGCGCTTGGGGAATCAAGGGAGATTTAGAAACTTGTCTGACTCAATATCAAACAGGTGAAATCAAAACTTTTACTTTGGGATGCCAAGATATTAATGATAACTTACAAATTCCTGAAAAACTCTACGGCAGAAAATCACAAATTGAGTCCTTATTTACTGCCTTTGAGCGAGTCACGCAAGGACAAACAGAACTTATGCTCATTTCTGGATCTGCTGGAATTGGAAAATCAGCTTTAGTCCAAGAAATTTACCAGATCATTACTCAAAAACGCGGATACTTTATTGCGGGTAAATTTGACCAGCTTAACCGCGATATTCCTTATCAAGCTTTAATTGCTGCATTCCAAGAATTAGTGCGACAATTGCTGACCGAAACTGAAGCTCAGTTACAACACTGGCAGCAGAAGATTGTAGCAGTATTAGGAGTCAACGCACAAATTATTATTGATGTCATTCCAGAAATTGAACTGATTATTGGCAAACAGCATCTCGTACCCAAATTTCCTCCAATAGAAGCACAAAATCGGTTTAATTTAGTTTTTCAAAACTTGATCCAGGTATGTAGTCAAAAACAGCATCCCCTCGTTCTATTTCTAGATGATCTTCAATGGACAGACAGCGCCACGCTGCAATTGCTTCAACAGATAATGATTCATACTAACACTAAATATCTATTTTTGATTGGAGCTTATCGAGATAACGAAGTCAGCGCAACTCATCCTGTTATGCTGACTTTATCTGAAATGAACAACCAGGGGGCACTCATTAACCATCTTTCTCTTTCACCCCTAAATTTAAACCAGGTGAATGAATTCATTGCAGATACGTTAAAGGCTGAGTGCCTCCCTACTCAAAGATTAGCCGAGTTGGTTTGGGAAAAAACACAGGGAAATCCCTTCTTTATTAAAGAGTTTTTGAAGTCACTTTATACGGAAAAATTACTCAAATATGATAGTAATTCTCGGGCTTGGTCTTGGGATTTAAAACAAATTATATCTCGAAATATTACTGATAATGTTGTGGAATTAATGTGTGAAAAGATTCAAAGCTTATCAGAGTCAACACAAAACGTTTTACGGTTAGCCGCTTGTATTGGAAACCAATTTGATGTGAAAACGCTGTCAATTATTAATGAAAAACCTCAAAAAGAAACGACTAATGAATTATGGGATGCCATGCAAGCGGGATTGATATTACCTGTCGGAGATGATTACAAATTTCTTCAAACAGACCGAGAATTGAACGAATTAAAAATTATTTATAAATTTGCTCATGATCGCATTCAGCAAGCTGCCTATTCCCTAATTCCTCCAGACAACAAACAAGCCGTTCACTGGAAAGTCGGGCAATTTTTGTGCAAAAATACCCCGCAAGAGGTACTCCAACAAAAGATTTTTGATATTGTCAATCAACTCAACTTCGGTATTGAAGCAATAGACGTTCAGTTAGAAAAGGATAAACTCGCTCAATTAAATCTCATGGCTGGTCAAAAAGCGAAGGCTTCAGCCGCTTGGAAACCAGCTTGGAACTACTTAAGAATTGGCATGAATTGTCTTTCGGTAGATAGCTGGATTCGTCAGTATGATCTAACTCTGACAGTCTATGTGGAAGCAGCAGAAGCTGCTATCTTGAGTGGCGACTTTGAGGAAATGGAGAGATTAGCTTTTGTTGTACTACAACAAGCCAGAACACTTTTGGATAAAGTGAAGATATATGAAGTAAAGATTCAAGCTTGCACAGTCTACAATAAACCATTGGAAGGGATCAAGACGGGACTTTCAGTCTTGAAGCTGTTGGGAATTAGCTTTCCAAAAAAGCCAAATAAATTAGATATTTTACTTGAACTGGTGAGGACAAAGTTAGCTTTGGTAGGGAAACGAGTCGAAGATTTAATCAACCTGCCAGCAATGACGAACCCTTACAAGCTAGCAGCTATGCGTATCCTATCGCGTGTAGCCTCTGCTGCCTACTTTGCCTCACCTGAACTGCTTGGGCTGCTGGTGTTGAAACAGGTCAATCTATCACTCAAATACGGCAATACTTCTGTGTCTGCCTATGGTTATGCCGCTTACGGATTAATTCTTTGTGGTGAAGCTGTAGGAGATATTGAAACTGGTTATCAATTCGGTCAATTGGCTCTTAGGTTGCTCGATAAGTTTAATGATAAAGAACTCAAAGCTAGGACGTTATTTATCGTTAATTACTTTATCAATCATTGGAAAGAGCATCTTAGGAATACCTTAACCCCTTTGTTGGATGCTTACTCGATTGGTTTGGAGACTGGAGATTTAGAATATGCCGCTTATTCAGCCTGCGTATACTCCTACCATTCCTATGTATTGGGTAAGGACTTGGCAACAATCGAGCAAGAGATGGCAACGTACAGTCATACCCTCAGCCAACTCAAACAAAAAACAGCTTTTTATTATAACCAACTCAATCGACAGCTTGTATTGAACTTGATAGGACGCACTGAAAAGAAGTGCAGTTTAATTGGTGAAAGCTATGACGAAATCAAAATGTTACCCCTACATTTAGAAGCAAATGCTCAGAATATCTGTCATGCCCTCTATTTTTACAAATTAGTTCTCGGTTATCTTTTTCAAGACTATCAGCAAGCTTTAGAAAATGCTCAGTTAGTCGAAAAAAATCTTGACAGTGCTTTAGGAACAATTCCTCTGTCTCACTTCTACAATTCTTTAGTCCATCTTGCTATCTATACTGATATCTCCTCCTCTGAACAAAAACTTGTCCTCCATAAGGTTAGATCGAACCAGAAAAAGCTCAAAAAATGGGCGTATTTTGCTCCCATGACTCACCTGCATAAATTCTATCTAGTGGAAGCAGAGCGACATCGAGTTTCTGGTAAAAACCTCAAGGCAATAGACTATTATGAAAAAGCTATTGCTCTTGCCAAACAAAATGAATACCTCAACGAAGAAGCCCTAGCCAATGAACTAGCTGCTAAGTTTTACCTTGCATGGGGTAAAGAGAAAATTGCTCAAACTTATTTTCAAGAAGCTCACTACTGTTATGAACTGTGGGGAGCAATAGCTAAAGTTGAAGATTTAGAGTCACGCTATCCAAAATTTTTCCAAAAAGTAACAACAGAAAATACCTTCATTGACACACGCACCAGTCTACCAAATCGGTCAACTGGCAATAATTTAGAGTCAGCTTTAGATATAGCAACATTGATGAAAGCATCCTTTGCTATTACCAGCGAAATTGAGTTAAATAAACTGCTTTCTACTTTGATGAAAATCTTGTTGGAAAATGCTGGGGCACAAACTGGTTATTTAATTTTAGAAAAAGATGGTGAACTCAGGGTAGAAGCATCAGGTAACACTGAAAATGAGCAGATTACAGTATTGCAGTCTATTGCTATTGAAACTTGTTTACCTACGTCTATTATTTATTATGTTGCCCGCACTAAAGAAACTATTGTTTTGGGTGACGCATTTAATCAAATTCAAAATCCGCATTCGCAAGTAGAAACCAGGAAGCTAAAAATTCAAAATCTCTATGACTCCTACATCACAGTACGCCAGCCTAAATCTATTTTGTGTTTTCCTGTGCTGAATCATGGACAACTGATTGGCGCTGTTTACTTAGAAAATAATTTAGCCACTCACGTATTTACACCACAGCGATTAGAAATCATTCAACTGCTATCTACTCAAGCAGCGATCGCCATTACCAACGCCAGACTTTATGCTCAAGTCCAGTCAAATCAAAACCGTCTCAATCAATTCTTAAATGCCATTCCAGTGGGAATCTCTATCCGCGATCTCACAGGAAAACTCATCTACACCAATCAAACTTCCCAGCAGTTACTTAACATTCAAGATTTCCCAACAGCTACTAAAGAGCAATTATCAGAACAATACCATGTTTATCGAGCAGGTACGGGACAAATCTACCCAACTGCAGAACTACCTATCATGCGTAGTCTGGGGGGTGAAAAAGTCACAGCAGACGATTTAGAACTACACCAAACTGATCGTATCATTTTTCTAGAAGTGACCAGCACGCCAATTTTTGATTGTAGTGGTGCAGTGGAGTATCCGATCGCTGTTTTTCAAGATATAACTGTGCGAAAGCAAGCCGAAGCATTAATGACAAACTACAACCAAACCTTAGAACTAAAAGTGCATGAACGTACAACCGAACTGGCGCAAGCTAATGCACAGTTAGAGTCGGAAGTTGTCACCCGCTTGCAAACAGAAGCAGAACTCGCAAAGGCGAAAGAGTTAGCAGAAGCTGCGAACCTTGCTAAAAGTATTTTTATCGCTAACATGAGTCACGAATTACGAACTCCTTTGAATGCTATTTTGGGCTTTTCTCAACTGATGAACCAAGACACAAATCTCTCACCGAAACAACAAGAAAACCTCAAGAACATTCATCGCAGTGGAGAACACTTGCTAACTCTCATCAACCAGGTGCTTGACTTATCCAAAATTGAAGCGGGACGCATGACGCTATCCTTAAATAATTTCAATCTCAAAACTTTCCTAATAGATTTAGAAAATATATTTCTTTTGTCAGCCAAAGATAAGGGCTTACAGTTACAATTTGAATGCGCTGCTGATGTTGATCAATATATTTGCACAGATGAAGTTAAGTTGCGACAAGTGCTGATTAATATCATCGGTAATGCGATTAAGTTTACTGATTCTGGAAGTGTATCAGTCAAGGTGGAAACAGGAAATAGGGAACGTTTAACAGGGAACACTTCGACAAGCTCAGTGCATCGCAGGGAACAAGAAATAGGGAAAAATTCACCTCTTTTGAACGCTCAATACTCAATTACCTTTGAAGTTCAAGACACGGGTATTGGTATTGAACCAAGCGAATTTGCTCAACTATTCCAACCCTTTGTACAAACTACATCAGGACAAAAGCTGCAACAAGGAACGGGATTAGGATTAGTTATTAGCCGTCAATTTATCCGTTTAATGGGTGGTGAAATAACAGTTATTAGTGGTGGAAAAATTTTCCATCCTGAAAATCCTATTAGGGAATTTAACGATGACACAACTACTTTCTTAAAAGCAGGTACAACATTTCAATTTGATATTCAAGTCGGGAACGTTGAGCCGAGCGAAATTGACAAGCAACCCCAAAAGCGTCGTGTTATTTCGCTCGCTCCCAACCAGCCAAAATATCGCTTACTCGTGGTGGATGATGATACATATAATCGTCAATTATTAGTTAGACTCTTCCAACCTGTTGGTTTTGCGCTACAAGAAGCTACTAATGGTCAAGAAGCTATTGAAATTTGGGAATCATGGTCTCCCCATCTGATTTGGATGGATATGCAAATGCCCGTTATAGATGGTTTTGAAGCTACTAAACGCATTAAAAGCACGACAAAAGGTCAAGCCACTGTTGTGATTGCTCTTTCAGCCAGTGCGTTAGAAGAAGAAAAGGTGGTTATTTTGTCGGCTGGTTGTGATGATTTTGTGCGAAAACCATTTCAAGAACAAATCCTTTTTGATGTGATGAAAAAATATCTGGGAGTGAGCTATCTTTATGAGTATATAGAACTCTCTAAACGACCAGGTGACATGCCGGAAGAAGCGTTTAATTTATCTGATTTACTAGCAGAAATGCCCAAGCAATGGATTGTTAAATTGCATGACGCTGCTCTTGATGCTGATGCGGAATTGGTTGCTCGACTCATTGACGAAATTCCTGCATTTTATAGTTTTGAGATCATGACTCTTAGGGATTGGATGAATAAGTTTCAGTTTGATAAGATTTTGTATTTAACTGAATAG